From Streptomyces sp. NBC_00683, one genomic window encodes:
- a CDS encoding AraC family transcriptional regulator has product MAVSPSFAAGAGDPPPIPAARLGSADAPVRPLLLWVRTGVAQVRLDGGPVLHLKAGEGAWIPPEGWSERAIITEPGTVAFPLWPHAGVGAWGPSELTRFDVPSGWQDWLIQLFNLQVTPFSGHGYSPEAIEELLWRPGSRSPAPVEVGRNPSSEGFASPAMPRALGARAVAEELMRDPALDLTVEQWASRVLAGARSLRRDFLADTGLTFEQWRLLCRLGAAAELLAAGYDVDQVAARVGFASRNGLTRAFKGRFGLTPHEFGRELSARPRAGGLTQRAAAARQSDDLIRMMRKTDTPAAPEMLPAASTPSHTNDIHVLSWMYRGSGYLDIGDQRYERERGVATWIPAEMEHVTGLRENSVSLPLGNASTGDLQLTVPLQVRFSPAWDDYLMFCSISARSGLRPDDHNPRHILDLFAEQVAAQRALSVPMPTDPRARAVAMEYLRRIGESGGTHDVDVRAEIHRAFRDETGMTLGRWRYAARMRIARDLLAGGAPPSAVARRTGYAHLPTFSAAFSRFHGLSPRDYQRRESERNR; this is encoded by the coding sequence ATGGCGGTTTCCCCCTCGTTCGCCGCAGGCGCCGGCGACCCGCCGCCGATTCCGGCCGCTCGGTTGGGTTCGGCAGATGCGCCCGTACGACCGCTGCTGCTCTGGGTTCGCACCGGCGTTGCGCAGGTGCGCCTCGACGGCGGGCCGGTGCTCCACCTCAAGGCCGGCGAAGGCGCCTGGATTCCCCCAGAGGGCTGGTCAGAGCGGGCGATCATCACTGAGCCGGGCACTGTCGCCTTCCCGCTGTGGCCCCACGCCGGCGTCGGCGCTTGGGGACCGTCGGAACTGACACGGTTCGACGTTCCCAGTGGCTGGCAGGACTGGTTGATCCAGCTCTTCAACCTGCAGGTCACCCCTTTCAGCGGCCACGGGTACTCCCCCGAGGCGATCGAGGAGCTCCTTTGGCGTCCTGGCTCGCGCTCGCCGGCGCCCGTAGAGGTCGGGCGAAATCCGAGCTCGGAGGGGTTCGCCTCGCCGGCGATGCCGCGAGCCCTCGGCGCCAGAGCGGTCGCGGAGGAACTGATGCGCGACCCCGCGCTCGACCTCACGGTCGAGCAATGGGCTTCGCGGGTGCTCGCCGGCGCGCGCAGCCTTCGCCGTGACTTCCTCGCCGACACCGGGCTCACGTTCGAGCAGTGGCGGCTGCTCTGCCGGCTCGGCGCTGCCGCGGAGCTCCTCGCTGCCGGTTACGACGTGGACCAGGTGGCCGCTCGAGTGGGCTTCGCCAGCCGCAACGGCCTCACGCGGGCCTTCAAGGGACGGTTCGGACTGACCCCCCACGAGTTCGGACGGGAGCTCTCCGCCCGACCTCGCGCCGGCGGGCTGACGCAACGGGCAGCGGCGGCACGGCAGAGCGACGACCTGATCCGGATGATGCGCAAGACGGACACTCCCGCTGCGCCTGAGATGCTGCCCGCGGCCAGCACGCCGTCGCACACCAACGACATCCACGTCCTCAGCTGGATGTATCGAGGCAGCGGGTACCTGGACATCGGCGACCAACGCTACGAGCGGGAGCGGGGGGTGGCGACCTGGATCCCCGCAGAAATGGAGCATGTCACCGGCCTCCGCGAGAACTCCGTCTCCCTGCCGCTGGGCAACGCGAGTACCGGCGACCTCCAACTGACAGTGCCGCTGCAGGTGCGGTTCTCCCCTGCGTGGGACGACTACTTGATGTTCTGCTCGATCAGCGCCCGGTCCGGACTGCGCCCTGACGACCACAACCCCCGCCACATCCTCGACCTGTTCGCGGAACAGGTCGCCGCGCAGCGAGCGCTGTCGGTGCCGATGCCCACCGATCCGCGCGCGCGTGCTGTCGCGATGGAGTACTTGCGTCGTATCGGCGAGTCCGGCGGGACGCATGATGTCGATGTCCGCGCTGAGATCCACCGTGCCTTCCGTGACGAGACAGGTATGACACTGGGTCGCTGGCGTTATGCCGCCCGCATGCGCATCGCTCGCGACCTGCTCGCCGGGGGCGCCCCGCCCAGCGCCGTCGCGCGCCGGACCGGGTACGCACACCTACCCACGTTCAGCGCCGCCTTCTCCCGCTTTCACGGACTGTCTCCGCGCGACTATCAGCGGCGCGAGTCCGAGCGGAATCGGTAG
- a CDS encoding siderophore-interacting protein, producing MPKTSRRLTVRPPTLREVEVVRTVDITPGMRRITLSGEQLRAFTTADGLVRPAFESPGFDDDLAFYFPYPGQRDPVLPVQSEAKLIVPKDPRPLSRAYTVRRWDPEAGELDVDFVKHGVGAGTTWACRTQPGDRIHLSGPSTSKAFPTGADWLLVAGDGTALPAIGRLLDELPPDARAQVFIEIAEDAHRQELRELPGVDVTWLVRPGATAGTVSLLTETVRGAEWWSGQAFAWLAGEHTAVRDIRRHLVEDRGMPKEDIDFAGYWRRSEVVALETDGAVPDPERTVTPFQKLHDLTELVAPIAIRTAVELGVPDLLSRGVTSVTELAAKVGADERALGKLLRYLHTLDVVTETEPGHYALTPVGDVLTLEFIADRLHSAGVVGREILGIHGLTESVRTGRPAYASVTGQTFDDVRAEQDYEDRHLERLAKFQPALAEPIATSDLLAGVQHLVIHSGGAGAHAREYVAAHERLRVTICALPAQADWLRRDLPATIPDEQQRTRVSVLEQSVFEPGPAADTVLISRAFKTLPDADAAHALRRAAENLVPGGRVLLIEEVFDTDELDEHDGEADLIGLVCHGSGLRTAAELDAVIARAGLTRRSAHTVGLGATVHELLRSTTD from the coding sequence ATGCCCAAAACCTCGCGCCGACTCACTGTGCGCCCGCCGACCCTGCGTGAGGTCGAGGTGGTCCGGACCGTCGACATCACCCCGGGAATGCGGCGGATCACACTGAGCGGCGAACAGTTGCGTGCGTTCACCACTGCGGACGGCCTCGTGCGACCGGCCTTCGAGTCCCCGGGCTTCGACGACGACCTCGCGTTCTACTTCCCGTACCCGGGTCAGCGCGATCCGGTGCTCCCGGTCCAGAGCGAGGCCAAGTTGATCGTGCCCAAGGATCCTCGACCGCTGTCGAGGGCCTACACGGTCCGCCGATGGGACCCCGAGGCCGGCGAACTGGACGTGGACTTCGTCAAGCACGGGGTTGGCGCGGGAACGACGTGGGCCTGTCGCACCCAGCCGGGTGACCGGATCCACCTCAGCGGCCCGAGCACGTCCAAGGCGTTCCCGACCGGCGCCGACTGGTTGCTCGTGGCAGGCGACGGCACCGCACTCCCCGCGATCGGCCGCCTGCTCGACGAGCTCCCGCCCGACGCCCGGGCGCAGGTGTTCATCGAGATCGCCGAGGACGCCCACCGCCAGGAGCTGCGCGAGCTGCCCGGGGTCGACGTGACGTGGCTGGTCCGCCCCGGCGCAACGGCCGGGACCGTGTCGCTGCTCACCGAGACCGTCCGCGGTGCGGAGTGGTGGTCGGGCCAGGCGTTCGCGTGGCTGGCCGGCGAGCACACGGCCGTCCGGGACATCCGTCGGCACCTGGTCGAGGACCGCGGCATGCCCAAGGAGGACATCGACTTCGCCGGCTACTGGCGTCGCTCCGAGGTCGTCGCACTGGAGACCGACGGGGCGGTACCCGACCCGGAGAGGACGGTCACCCCGTTCCAGAAGCTCCACGACCTGACCGAGCTCGTCGCGCCGATCGCGATCCGCACCGCCGTCGAGCTGGGCGTTCCCGATCTGCTCTCCCGCGGCGTGACCAGCGTGACCGAGTTGGCCGCCAAGGTCGGCGCCGACGAGCGCGCTCTGGGCAAGCTGCTGCGTTACCTGCACACCCTGGACGTGGTGACCGAGACAGAACCGGGTCACTACGCCCTGACGCCGGTCGGCGACGTCCTCACTCTCGAGTTCATCGCCGACCGGCTCCACTCCGCCGGGGTGGTCGGTCGCGAGATACTCGGGATCCACGGCCTCACGGAGTCGGTCCGCACCGGCCGGCCCGCCTACGCCTCGGTCACCGGCCAGACCTTTGACGACGTGCGAGCCGAGCAGGACTACGAGGACCGTCACCTGGAGCGCCTGGCGAAGTTCCAGCCCGCACTGGCCGAACCGATCGCCACGTCCGACCTGCTCGCCGGAGTCCAGCACCTGGTGATCCACTCCGGTGGTGCCGGCGCCCACGCCCGTGAGTACGTCGCAGCCCACGAAAGGCTGCGCGTGACGATCTGTGCCCTGCCCGCCCAGGCCGACTGGCTGCGCCGCGACCTGCCCGCCACGATTCCCGACGAGCAGCAACGCACGCGGGTCAGCGTGCTGGAGCAGTCCGTCTTCGAGCCCGGCCCAGCAGCCGACACCGTGCTCATCAGCCGCGCCTTCAAGACCCTGCCCGACGCCGACGCTGCTCACGCACTACGCCGGGCAGCCGAGAACCTCGTCCCCGGCGGACGGGTGCTGCTGATCGAGGAGGTCTTCGACACCGACGAGCTCGACGAGCACGACGGCGAGGCGGACCTGATCGGCCTGGTCTGCCACGGCTCAGGCCTTCGCACCGCAGCGGAGCTGGACGCCGTCATCGCCCGGGCCGGCCTCACGCGCAGGTCGGCGCACACCGTCGGTCTGGGCGCCACCGTCCATGAGCTCCTCCGCTCCACCACCGACTGA
- a CDS encoding ABC transporter substrate-binding protein translates to MSNAPLMRRGAAVAAALMSASLVLTACGGDGDGTGDKAAETRSVKAENGTIKVPTDPERIVTIGNTNLPFIDLGGKPVGVTEASDSELDVLPKEQRTAYEAAEIIGSNGGEVDLEKLAALKPDLILVQFHSNDWDKVGKKLGAIAPTVYWGLDTEWKAFADAIAEAGNVSDALSRQKAEFKNKVAKIQKTYGKIIKDTSFVDVSRGDWSDPGTFYIADIGCSEIARDDIGLDLPEAAEGKDPLAYESLPFEQIGELSKYDVVTYPVDADGRPTEPFAPVVKTNTWKALPAVRSDRALGVFCPGNNSYGPVIQYLDSLDSALATLPAKQ, encoded by the coding sequence ATGAGCAACGCCCCCCTGATGAGACGCGGCGCAGCCGTTGCTGCCGCACTGATGAGCGCGTCGCTCGTCCTCACCGCCTGCGGCGGTGACGGCGACGGCACCGGCGACAAGGCCGCCGAGACCCGCAGCGTCAAGGCCGAGAACGGCACCATCAAGGTTCCGACCGACCCCGAGCGCATCGTCACCATCGGCAACACGAACCTCCCGTTCATCGATCTGGGTGGCAAGCCGGTGGGCGTCACCGAGGCGTCCGACTCCGAACTCGACGTACTGCCGAAGGAGCAGAGGACCGCGTACGAGGCAGCCGAGATCATCGGCAGCAACGGTGGCGAGGTGGACCTCGAGAAGCTCGCCGCTCTCAAGCCGGACCTCATCCTGGTCCAGTTCCACTCGAATGACTGGGACAAGGTCGGCAAGAAGCTCGGGGCGATCGCCCCGACCGTGTACTGGGGGCTCGACACCGAGTGGAAGGCCTTCGCCGACGCCATCGCGGAGGCCGGCAACGTCTCGGACGCGCTCAGCCGGCAGAAGGCGGAGTTCAAGAACAAGGTCGCCAAGATCCAGAAGACCTACGGCAAGATCATCAAGGACACCTCGTTCGTCGACGTCTCCCGCGGAGACTGGAGCGATCCCGGAACGTTCTACATCGCGGACATCGGCTGCTCCGAGATCGCCCGGGACGACATCGGCCTGGACCTCCCCGAGGCGGCCGAGGGCAAGGACCCCCTGGCCTACGAGTCCCTGCCGTTCGAGCAGATCGGTGAACTGTCCAAGTACGACGTGGTCACCTACCCCGTGGACGCGGACGGCCGGCCGACAGAGCCGTTCGCGCCGGTGGTAAAGACCAACACCTGGAAGGCGCTGCCCGCCGTTCGCTCCGATCGAGCGCTGGGAGTCTTCTGCCCCGGCAACAACTCGTACGGGCCCGTCATCCAGTACCTTGACTCGCTCGACAGCGCACTGGCGACCCTCCCCGCCAAGCAGTGA
- a CDS encoding FecCD family ABC transporter permease: protein MTALALRQDGPGTETVPGPRRRLLGLVVALVVLSALLVLSVMIGSTSIAPSTVWDALFHSSADIDEFAIRDFRLPRTIVGLVVGVALGLSGALIQALTRNPLAEPGVLGVHAGASFAVTVAVGLLGVRDVRGYMWFAFAGALVVTLLVLALGSTRQGHSPVVMVLAGVCVGAVFGGAREGLQLTDPDAFDAMRNWNAGAIAGRPLDVVWPILPFLAVALVLAFAVSGPLNALALGDELAVAQGVRLVRTRVLAVTALTLLAGGATAIAGPIGFVGLMVPHVARWIVGPDQRWIFAYSILLAPSLLLVSDILGRVVMRPGEIPVGVVTAFVGAPVLVALVRRKKSSGL, encoded by the coding sequence GTGACAGCCCTCGCCCTTCGGCAGGACGGTCCGGGCACCGAGACGGTGCCCGGACCGCGTCGTCGCCTGCTCGGCCTGGTCGTCGCACTGGTGGTGCTGTCGGCCCTCCTGGTGCTGAGCGTCATGATCGGGTCGACGTCGATCGCGCCGTCAACGGTGTGGGACGCGCTGTTCCACTCCTCGGCCGACATCGACGAGTTCGCGATCCGCGACTTCCGGCTGCCGCGCACGATCGTGGGTCTGGTCGTCGGCGTCGCCCTCGGCCTGTCGGGCGCGTTGATCCAGGCGCTCACCCGCAACCCGCTGGCCGAACCGGGTGTCCTTGGCGTCCATGCCGGTGCGTCCTTCGCGGTGACGGTCGCCGTGGGCCTGCTCGGCGTCCGCGACGTCCGGGGCTACATGTGGTTCGCGTTCGCGGGGGCGCTGGTCGTCACGCTCCTGGTGCTCGCCCTCGGGTCGACACGGCAGGGCCACTCACCGGTGGTCATGGTGCTCGCCGGGGTCTGCGTCGGTGCCGTGTTCGGCGGCGCAAGGGAGGGGCTCCAGTTGACCGACCCGGACGCCTTCGACGCGATGCGGAACTGGAACGCCGGGGCGATCGCGGGTCGCCCGCTGGACGTCGTGTGGCCGATCCTGCCGTTCCTCGCGGTGGCACTCGTCCTGGCCTTCGCGGTGTCGGGCCCGCTCAACGCCCTGGCTCTGGGCGACGAGTTGGCGGTCGCCCAAGGGGTCAGGCTGGTACGCACCCGTGTGCTCGCGGTGACCGCGCTCACCCTCCTCGCCGGCGGCGCCACCGCGATCGCCGGACCCATCGGATTCGTCGGACTCATGGTGCCGCACGTGGCCCGCTGGATCGTCGGCCCGGACCAGCGCTGGATCTTCGCCTACAGCATCCTCCTCGCCCCGAGCCTGCTGCTGGTCTCCGACATCCTCGGCCGCGTCGTGATGCGACCCGGCGAGATCCCCGTGGGTGTCGTCACCGCCTTCGTCGGCGCCCCCGTTCTCGTCGCGCTGGTGCGTCGGAAGAAATCGAGCGGACTATGA
- a CDS encoding FecCD family ABC transporter permease, translating into MNTHIPRVDLGRRVLVLRRRRIAVRLQWRSVVVCAVLALAVAATAVLALMTGSYSLSPGQVLSALTGRETDIVRDIVVEWRLPRVVAALVFGAALGVSGAVFQSLLRNPLADPGIVGFSQGSYTGALIVILVVNGTYVQLVGGALLGGMATAVAVYLLAHRRGVQGFRLIVVGIGVSAMLSSLNTWLILKADLDQAMSAAAWGAGSLNGVSWDQVAVGGACIAVLLLLAGMLSRPMRQMELGDDAAASHGVRVAPVRLGLILVAVALTATVTAASGPIAFISLVAPQIGRRLARTAGITLTPAAFVGALLCLASDYLAQHVAPTPLPVGIVTVVLGGGYLGHLLFSEARRRL; encoded by the coding sequence ATGAACACGCACATCCCCCGGGTGGACCTCGGGCGGCGGGTGCTGGTGCTGAGGCGCCGGCGGATCGCGGTACGTCTCCAGTGGCGCTCGGTCGTCGTCTGCGCGGTGCTCGCGCTCGCGGTCGCCGCCACGGCGGTCCTCGCGCTGATGACCGGCTCGTACTCGCTGAGCCCCGGGCAGGTGCTCTCCGCGCTGACCGGCCGGGAGACCGACATCGTCCGCGACATCGTGGTCGAGTGGCGGCTGCCGCGGGTGGTTGCGGCGCTGGTGTTCGGCGCGGCCCTGGGTGTGAGCGGGGCGGTCTTCCAGTCACTGTTGCGCAACCCTCTCGCCGACCCCGGCATCGTCGGGTTCTCCCAAGGCTCCTACACCGGCGCACTGATCGTGATCCTGGTCGTCAACGGCACCTACGTGCAGCTGGTCGGCGGGGCGTTGCTCGGCGGGATGGCCACCGCCGTGGCCGTGTACCTGCTCGCGCACCGGCGAGGGGTGCAGGGGTTCCGGCTGATCGTCGTCGGCATCGGCGTCTCGGCGATGCTCAGCTCGCTCAACACCTGGCTGATCCTCAAGGCCGACCTGGACCAGGCGATGTCCGCGGCAGCGTGGGGTGCCGGGTCGCTCAACGGCGTGTCCTGGGACCAGGTCGCCGTCGGCGGCGCCTGCATCGCCGTACTCCTGCTGCTGGCCGGGATGTTGAGCCGGCCGATGCGGCAGATGGAGCTGGGTGACGACGCGGCCGCCTCGCACGGGGTACGGGTCGCGCCCGTACGCCTCGGCCTGATCCTGGTGGCAGTGGCACTGACCGCGACGGTCACGGCCGCGTCGGGGCCGATCGCGTTCATCTCCCTGGTCGCCCCGCAGATCGGACGCCGGCTCGCCCGCACCGCCGGGATCACCCTCACCCCCGCCGCCTTCGTCGGGGCGCTGCTGTGCCTGGCGTCGGACTACCTCGCCCAGCACGTCGCCCCCACCCCGCTGCCGGTCGGCATCGTCACCGTCGTGCTCGGCGGCGGCTACCTCGGACACCTGCTGTTCAGCGAAGCCAGGAGACGCCTGTGA
- a CDS encoding ABC transporter ATP-binding protein gives MSATPPGTARLRVESATIGYDRRTISEHLSVAIPDESFTVVVGPNACGKSTLLRSLSRLLKPSVGQVVLDGADIHSYKTRDVARRVGVLPQTSIAPDGITVADLVARGRYPHQGFIRQWTEDDEQAVLRAMHQTSVTDLSGRLVDELSGGQRQRVWVAMALAQHTDITLLDEPTTFLDITHQIELMELFTDLHHLGHTLVAVLHDLNHAARYGTHLIAMKDGAVVAEGTPEEVVTAELVEEVFGLRCLVVPDPVAGSPQVVPLGRERTRRRSAGNPDAGSARNA, from the coding sequence GTGAGCGCAACCCCGCCCGGCACCGCGCGCCTGCGCGTGGAGTCGGCGACGATCGGCTACGACAGGCGGACCATCTCCGAGCACCTCTCGGTGGCGATCCCCGACGAGTCGTTCACGGTCGTCGTCGGCCCGAACGCGTGCGGCAAGTCCACCCTGCTGCGCAGCCTGTCCCGACTGCTGAAGCCGTCGGTCGGGCAGGTCGTCCTCGACGGCGCCGACATCCACTCGTACAAGACCAGAGACGTGGCGCGGCGGGTCGGAGTGCTGCCGCAGACCTCGATCGCCCCGGACGGGATCACCGTCGCCGACCTCGTGGCCCGGGGACGGTACCCCCACCAGGGGTTCATCCGGCAGTGGACCGAGGACGACGAGCAGGCCGTGCTCAGGGCGATGCACCAGACCTCGGTCACCGACCTGTCCGGGCGCCTGGTGGACGAGCTGTCGGGCGGGCAGCGCCAGCGCGTGTGGGTCGCGATGGCGCTCGCGCAGCACACCGACATCACGCTGCTCGATGAACCGACCACCTTCCTCGACATCACCCACCAGATCGAGCTGATGGAGCTGTTCACCGACCTGCACCACCTCGGCCACACTCTGGTCGCCGTACTGCACGACCTGAACCACGCCGCCCGGTACGGCACCCACCTGATCGCCATGAAGGACGGCGCCGTGGTCGCCGAGGGCACTCCGGAGGAGGTCGTCACGGCCGAGCTGGTCGAGGAGGTGTTCGGGCTGCGCTGCCTGGTGGTGCCCGATCCGGTGGCCGGTAGCCCCCAGGTGGTGCCCCTCGGCCGCGAACGAACGCGACGACGGTCCGCCGGCAACCCCGACGCAGGAAGTGCGAGAAATGCCTGA
- a CDS encoding alpha/beta hydrolase, with protein MPDPLVEKLTTGEWSPERFRRHLRERGAPLIERVSADEVDVTFVDEPGDDTTVTLSVVIGPRIGFNPIGTEFAPVAGTPFRVLTLRMRSDLRFSYVFARRGPTGEDARVPDPFNPPPRFSECSVERFSGASVAVLPDALPLPWLDQAEARPAPAVETAVLASEFLGDERRIWVSMPPGEFSDESALPFVIHLDGTPDHSAPSVRDALVRAGLVRPCAVVLVGQPAPQRDKELLCNPVFSRMLVQELLPWLHQRYPLSRDPGDVALAGESFGGLCAGWTALHHPTAFGNAILQSPSCGYHPALRWGTGAGELLRRTPVPTLIADCLAAETAPVRIFHDVGELESSNTHSRWLGHVLTSKGYDTLYREFAGGHDYAWWRGMFADALLWCFPLPSGDRSQA; from the coding sequence ATGCCTGATCCGTTGGTCGAGAAGCTGACGACCGGTGAGTGGAGCCCGGAGAGGTTCCGACGACACCTCCGGGAGAGGGGCGCACCGCTGATTGAGCGGGTCTCCGCGGACGAGGTGGACGTGACGTTCGTCGACGAGCCCGGAGACGACACGACGGTCACCCTCTCGGTCGTCATCGGCCCCCGGATCGGCTTCAACCCGATCGGCACGGAGTTCGCCCCGGTGGCGGGGACGCCGTTCCGCGTCCTCACCCTGCGGATGCGTTCCGACCTGCGCTTCTCGTACGTGTTCGCACGACGTGGTCCGACGGGTGAGGACGCACGGGTCCCGGACCCGTTCAACCCGCCACCGAGGTTCTCCGAGTGCTCGGTGGAGCGGTTCTCCGGGGCCTCGGTCGCAGTGCTGCCCGACGCGCTGCCGTTGCCCTGGCTCGACCAGGCCGAAGCACGGCCCGCCCCGGCGGTCGAGACAGCCGTGCTGGCGAGCGAGTTCCTGGGGGACGAACGCCGCATCTGGGTCTCGATGCCCCCGGGGGAGTTCTCGGACGAGAGCGCGCTGCCCTTCGTGATCCACCTGGACGGGACACCGGACCACAGCGCGCCCAGCGTTCGCGACGCACTGGTCCGGGCGGGGCTGGTCCGACCCTGCGCGGTGGTCCTCGTCGGCCAGCCCGCACCGCAGCGCGACAAGGAGCTGCTCTGCAACCCGGTGTTCTCCCGGATGCTGGTCCAGGAACTGCTGCCGTGGCTCCACCAGCGGTATCCGCTCTCGCGGGACCCCGGTGACGTCGCGCTGGCCGGCGAGAGCTTCGGCGGTCTGTGCGCCGGCTGGACAGCGCTCCACCACCCGACCGCGTTCGGCAACGCCATCCTCCAGTCCCCGTCGTGCGGGTACCACCCCGCCCTCAGGTGGGGCACCGGGGCGGGCGAGCTGCTGCGCCGCACCCCCGTACCGACACTGATCGCCGACTGCCTGGCCGCGGAAACGGCACCGGTCCGCATCTTCCACGACGTCGGTGAGCTGGAGAGCTCGAACACCCACAGCCGCTGGCTGGGCCACGTACTCACCTCGAAGGGCTACGACACCCTCTACAGAGAGTTCGCCGGGGGACACGACTACGCATGGTGGCGAGGAATGTTCGCCGATGCCCTGCTCTGGTGCTTCCCGCTCCCCAGCGGGGATCGGAGCCAGGCATGA
- a CDS encoding ABC transporter ATP-binding protein: MRNPLRFSGADTAGLGRGPLTRRLPVLLLAPAEPLGVRPFECGPGTTPGRFLLRVIFSVRRISVPAMLLAIVWQVGESAVPVVMGLAIDRALATGDEGQLVLWLGVLVALYVALTSAARLSLRLTAHAVQVLQHRLRGTLSTGVLHPVGGTARAPGGKLVSVMTSDVARLSNAVILTIIPVSRITAIGFIAVSLLATHWLLGLVVLFGAPVAVWSMGVLSERLSRDTREYQELLASTVGKATDLVAGYRVIKGMRAEAEATGRYRQASQETLVGARRNAGLLGRFLVGSGVVSGTFVAAVVGLAGWFAVDGQLSIGGLITAVGLAQALLPQIQAIASTSVPNLAGARASSVRVLDVLRDNATSTAGPDDATRREVAALPELDVVVPSICGPGVTIRVEPGELVGVRADDRTAARVVEALLDPRAEGGIEARLDGIEARELSPVEYRSRVTVAPHRATLFSGTLRDNIAVLAGAPERVDAAVRAAACDDFAADLDVPVGEGGNRLSGGQRQRLALARALASDAPVLVLHDPTTAVDSVTEHTIAGRLRGVRAGRSTLLIASTPALLAACDRVVELPDNVPATSRTAQ; the protein is encoded by the coding sequence ATGAGGAACCCCTTGCGCTTCTCGGGCGCCGACACCGCGGGACTGGGGCGAGGACCGCTGACCCGCCGGCTGCCGGTGCTCCTGCTCGCTCCCGCCGAGCCGCTCGGTGTTCGGCCGTTCGAGTGCGGGCCGGGGACCACCCCGGGCCGGTTCCTGCTGCGCGTGATCTTCTCGGTGAGGCGGATCAGCGTTCCCGCGATGCTGCTCGCGATCGTCTGGCAGGTGGGCGAGTCCGCGGTCCCGGTGGTGATGGGACTCGCGATCGACCGGGCCCTTGCCACCGGGGACGAGGGACAGCTGGTCCTGTGGCTCGGCGTGCTGGTGGCCCTCTACGTCGCGCTGACGTCGGCGGCGAGGCTCTCGCTGCGGCTGACCGCCCATGCGGTCCAGGTACTCCAGCACCGACTGCGCGGCACCCTCTCCACGGGCGTGCTGCACCCGGTCGGCGGCACCGCCCGTGCGCCGGGCGGCAAGTTGGTCTCGGTGATGACGAGCGACGTCGCGCGCCTGTCCAACGCGGTGATCCTGACGATCATCCCGGTCTCGAGGATCACGGCCATCGGATTCATCGCGGTGTCGCTGCTCGCGACGCACTGGCTGCTCGGACTCGTAGTGCTGTTCGGGGCGCCGGTCGCGGTCTGGTCGATGGGCGTGCTCAGCGAGCGGCTCTCCCGGGACACCCGCGAGTACCAGGAGCTGCTGGCGTCCACGGTCGGAAAGGCCACGGACCTGGTCGCCGGCTACCGGGTGATCAAGGGGATGCGTGCCGAGGCCGAGGCGACCGGCCGGTACCGGCAGGCAAGCCAGGAGACCCTTGTCGGCGCCAGGCGCAACGCGGGCCTGTTGGGGAGGTTCCTTGTGGGCTCGGGCGTGGTCAGCGGCACGTTCGTCGCCGCGGTGGTGGGACTGGCGGGCTGGTTCGCCGTGGACGGACAGCTCAGCATCGGCGGGCTGATCACCGCCGTCGGCCTCGCCCAGGCACTGCTGCCGCAGATCCAGGCGATCGCGAGCACATCCGTCCCCAACCTCGCCGGCGCCCGCGCCTCGTCCGTGCGTGTCCTCGACGTGCTGCGGGACAACGCCACGTCGACGGCCGGGCCCGATGACGCGACCCGGCGGGAGGTTGCCGCGCTGCCGGAACTGGACGTGGTCGTGCCAAGCATCTGCGGGCCCGGCGTGACGATCCGGGTCGAGCCCGGCGAGCTCGTGGGCGTGCGCGCCGACGACCGGACCGCCGCCCGTGTCGTCGAGGCGCTGCTGGACCCGCGGGCCGAGGGAGGGATCGAGGCGCGGCTCGACGGGATCGAGGCGCGGGAACTTTCCCCGGTCGAGTACCGCTCCCGGGTCACCGTCGCGCCGCACCGCGCCACGCTGTTCAGCGGTACCCTTCGCGACAACATCGCCGTGCTCGCGGGCGCGCCCGAGCGGGTGGACGCCGCGGTGCGGGCCGCCGCTTGCGACGACTTCGCGGCCGACCTCGACGTCCCGGTCGGCGAGGGCGGCAACCGGCTCTCGGGCGGCCAGCGCCAGCGGCTCGCGCTCGCCCGCGCCCTGGCGAGCGACGCGCCGGTGCTCGTACTGCACGACCCGACCACCGCGGTCGACTCGGTCACCGAGCACACGATCGCGGGCCGGCTGCGCGGTGTCCGGGCAGGCCGCTCGACGCTGCTGATCGCCTCGACCCCGGCGCTGCTCGCTGCCTGCGACCGCGTCGTCGAGCTGCCTGACAACGTACCCGCGACCTCAAGGACGGCACAGTGA